One genomic segment of Danio aesculapii chromosome 15, fDanAes4.1, whole genome shotgun sequence includes these proteins:
- the or63b1 gene encoding odorant receptor 122-1, with the protein MDLSSMDNSTYFTTVVLAGYIDIGDMKYLCFVVLILLFAAIIVANLFIIGIIYKEKSLHEPMYVFLCSLCANQLCGSFSLFPFVLGNMLLSKTPEVPLTVCHAQIFALYTYAQVEFCNLAMMSYDRYVAICHPLEYHRIMSPARTITLIALGWSLEIIILSFSFSVNVQLKLCGNVLDKVWCDNYMLVKMACSDTTPNNIAGMTGIAVTIGAPLLLILFSYAKILRVCLKFTRQKAKKSLYTCILHLISLLNFAVGCSFELIQSRFGKLPMPAVVRVILSLYFLVCPPLINPIMYGVRLANIKKALKKCICM; encoded by the coding sequence ATGGATCTGTCATCCATGGATAATTCAACATATTTTACAACGGTTGTATTGGCTGGCTACATTGATATCGGTGATATGAAGTATTTGTGTTTCGTTGTTTTGATCTTGTTGTTTGCTGCAATCATAGTAGCAAATCTGTTCATTATTGGAATAATATATAAGGAGAAGTCTTTGCATGAACCCATGTATGTCTTTTTATGTAGCTTGTGTGCAAATCAACTGTGCGGCAGCTTTTCTTTATTCCCATTTGTTTTAGGCAACATGCTACTGTCAAAAACCCCAGAAGTTCCTCTCACTGTTTGTCATGCTCAGATATTTGCTTTGTACACGTATGCACAAGTAGAATTCTGTAACTTAGCCATGATGTCTTATGACCGGTATGTAGCTATCTGTCACCCTTTGGAATATCACAGAATCATGTCTCCTGCCAGGACAATTACATTAATCGCTCTTGGTTGGTCATTGGAAATTATCATATTATCCTTTTCTTTCTCTGTCAATGTACAGCTGAAATTGTGTGGAAATGTTCTGGATAAAGTGTGGTGTGACAACTACATGCTTGTGAAAATGGCATGCTCAGACACGACACCAAACAACATCGCTGGCATGACCGGTATCGCAGTCACCATCGGTGCGCCACTGCTATTAATTTTGTTCTCATATGCAAAGATTTTAAGAGTATGCCTTAAGTTCACAAGACAAAAGGCCAAGAAGTCTCTGTACACATGTATTCTGCATCTCATCTCGCTGCTGAATTTCGCTGTTGGCTGTTCGTTTGAACTGATTCAAAGCAGATTTGGCAAGCTTCCCATGCCTGCTGTAGTGCGTGTGATTCTCTCACTTTATTTCCTAGTGTGTCCACCACTGATCAATCCTATCATGTACGGCGTAAGGCTTGCTAATATAAAAAAGgcacttaaaaaatgtatttgcatgTAG
- the LOC130242335 gene encoding LOW QUALITY PROTEIN: putative gustatory receptor clone PTE01 (The sequence of the model RefSeq protein was modified relative to this genomic sequence to represent the inferred CDS: substituted 1 base at 1 genomic stop codon) yields the protein MENIANFTFIKLTGYRNFDSKMKYFLFVVLTVLYSTIIFANSFLIGVICLAKILHKPMYMFLCSLFVNELYGSTALFPSLQVNLLLNDNTISLIYCYLQIFCLCTYAMIEFCNLAVMSFDRYVSICYPLQYNRIMTPFRVGLLIALVWAYCLIQFFIFLSFNFKSQLCGNVMEKVXCDNYLLVKLACSKSSLNNIYGIYLAAVTALIPLALIFYSYSRIIKICLSFSKEAKKKALSTCAPHMISLLNFTLGCFFETLQSRFDEIRTPALIRVIVSLYLLMCQPLLNPILYAVRLKNIRLVCKNLVLSKIGIA from the coding sequence atggaaaatattgcaAACTTTACATTCATCAAATTAACTGGATACCGTAACTTTGATTCCAAGATGAAGTACTTCTTGTTTGTTGTATTAACTGTGCTGTATTCAACAATCATATTCGCCAACAGCTTTCTTATTGGTGTTATTTGTTTAGCAAAAATCCTTCATAAGCCAATGTACATGTTTCTCTGTAGTTTGTTTGTTAATGAACTGTACGGCAGCACAGCTTTATTTCCTTCACTTCAAGTTAATCTGCTTTTAAATGACAACACTATTTCtctaatttattgttatttacagatattttgcTTGTGCACATATGCAATGATAGAATTTTGTAACTTAGCAGTTATGTCTTTTGATAGATATGTGTCAATCTGTTATCCATTACAGTATAACAGAATCATGACCCCTTTTAGAGTGGGTTTGTTAATTGCTTTGGTGTGGGCTTACTGCTTAattcaattttttatatttttatcttttaattttaaGTCGCAACTGTGTGGAAATGTAATGGAGAAAGTATGATGTGACAACTACTTACTTGTGAAACTTGCTTGTTCAAAATCCTCTCTGAATAATATATATGGCATTTATCTTGCTGCGGTGACAGCACTGATCCCATTAGCGctcattttttattcatattcaaGAATTATTAAAATTTGCTTGAGTTTTTCTAAAGAAGCTAAGAAGAAGGCTCTAAGCACCTGTGCACCACACATGATATCTCTGTTAAACTTTACATTGGGTTGCTTCTTTGAAACACTCCAAAGCAGGTTTGATGAAATCAGAACTCCAGCTCTGATACGTGTAATTGTTTCACTTTATCTCTTGATGTGTCAGCCACTGCTTAACCCTATTTTGTATGCAGTAAGACTGAAAAATATCAGACTAGTATGTAAAAACTTGGTTCTATCAAAAATAGGTATCGCATAA